A window of the Streptomyces luomodiensis genome harbors these coding sequences:
- a CDS encoding phosphatase PAP2 family protein — MQPAPLPRQAARTAAVFTALFLVLLALVAARWGPLEGVDRDIVVDLHRSAVAHHGWTHVNRVLTDWFWDPWAMRALLAVAVGWLLWRRERWLALWVAVTAAVGTALQQAVKSAVDRQRPRWSHPVDWAHYAAFPSGHALTATVAFGLLLWLMTLHGAPAAWRRLMAVVAAVSVLGVGFTRLYLGVHWPSDVLGGWLLGAALVYGAIASYGYAQGPRSAHESSRGGRVRS, encoded by the coding sequence ATGCAGCCGGCTCCCCTCCCCCGCCAGGCCGCCCGCACCGCGGCCGTGTTCACCGCGCTCTTCCTGGTGCTGCTCGCCCTGGTGGCCGCCCGTTGGGGACCGCTGGAAGGCGTCGACCGGGACATCGTCGTCGATCTGCACCGCTCGGCGGTGGCGCACCACGGCTGGACCCATGTGAACAGAGTGCTCACGGACTGGTTCTGGGACCCCTGGGCCATGCGCGCGCTGCTGGCCGTGGCCGTGGGATGGCTGCTGTGGCGCCGGGAGCGGTGGCTCGCCCTCTGGGTCGCCGTGACGGCGGCGGTGGGGACGGCGCTGCAACAGGCGGTGAAGAGCGCCGTCGACCGGCAGCGCCCCCGGTGGTCGCATCCGGTGGACTGGGCGCACTACGCGGCCTTCCCGTCCGGCCACGCCCTGACCGCGACCGTCGCCTTCGGGCTGCTGCTGTGGCTGATGACGCTGCACGGGGCGCCGGCGGCATGGCGGCGGCTCATGGCCGTCGTGGCCGCCGTGTCGGTGCTGGGCGTCGGCTTCACCCGGCTGTATCTGGGCGTGCACTGGCCCAGTGACGTGCTGGGCGGCTGGCTGCTGGGGGCGGCGCTGGTGTACGGGGCGATCGCCTCGTACGGCTACGCCCAGGGCCCCAGGAGCGCGCACGAGTCGTCCCGTGGTGGAAGAGTGCGGTCATGA
- a CDS encoding pirin family protein, translating into MSNLDLRPAPTVCGGRSDVTARPVRELLAAKQVPLGESTMVRRLLPNIGRRMIGAWCFIDHYGPDDIAQEPGMQVPPHPHIGLQTVSWLHEGEVLHRDSLGSLQTVRPGELGLMTSGRAIAHSEESPREHARLLHGAQLWVALPDGDRHIAPRWEHHPELPLVTGGKGLRARVLLGELDGAVSPGTTFTPLVGADIALAAGTGTRLPVRPDFEYAALTMSGEAEVDGVRLAPGSLLYLGCGRTELPLRADVDSAFMLLGGEPFEEKIVMWWNFIGRSHDDIKRAREDWAAGRGFGEVRGYDGAPLPAPELPPVPLKARGRMR; encoded by the coding sequence ATGAGCAATCTCGATCTGAGGCCCGCGCCGACCGTATGCGGCGGCCGGAGTGACGTCACCGCCCGGCCGGTGCGCGAACTGCTGGCCGCCAAGCAGGTCCCGCTGGGTGAGTCCACCATGGTGCGCCGGCTGCTGCCGAACATCGGGCGGCGCATGATCGGCGCCTGGTGCTTCATCGACCACTACGGCCCGGACGACATCGCCCAGGAGCCGGGCATGCAGGTCCCGCCGCATCCGCACATAGGGCTCCAGACGGTCAGCTGGCTGCACGAGGGCGAGGTGCTGCACCGGGACAGCCTCGGCAGTCTCCAGACGGTGCGCCCCGGTGAGCTGGGGCTGATGACCTCGGGCCGGGCCATCGCGCACTCCGAGGAGTCCCCGCGCGAGCACGCCCGGCTGCTGCACGGGGCGCAGCTGTGGGTCGCGCTGCCCGACGGCGACCGCCATATCGCCCCCCGCTGGGAGCACCACCCCGAGCTGCCCCTGGTGACCGGCGGCAAAGGGCTGCGGGCGAGGGTCCTGCTGGGCGAACTGGACGGCGCGGTCTCGCCCGGCACCACGTTCACCCCGCTGGTGGGCGCGGACATCGCCCTCGCGGCGGGCACCGGCACCCGGCTGCCGGTACGGCCCGACTTCGAGTACGCGGCGCTCACCATGTCCGGCGAGGCCGAGGTCGACGGGGTGCGCCTGGCGCCCGGCTCCCTGCTCTACCTCGGCTGCGGGCGGACCGAACTGCCGCTGCGGGCCGATGTGGACAGCGCGTTCATGCTGCTGGGCGGAGAGCCGTTCGAGGAGAAGATCGTGATGTGGTGGAACTTCATCGGGCGGTCGCACGACGACATCAAGCGAGCGCGTGAGGACTGGGCGGCGGGGCGCGGATTCGGCGAAGTGCGGGGGTACGACGGTGCTCCCCTGCCCGCCCCGGAGCTCCCGCCCGTCCCCCTGAAGGCACGCGGCCGGATGCGCTGA
- a CDS encoding MarR family winged helix-turn-helix transcriptional regulator: protein MTHPSTSVDFRALWAAANPDLDTSPMDVVGPLKRMEVLLTVALEPLYDGAPLTAPEVDVLVQLRHADDPVIARRLAESLGCSRAAVSKTLAKLEKRGYVERRPSPADRRAALVTATPAGCEVIDAMFPRQLAVEAELLAGLGEDRERVVEALHLLERVLERGVRRRAPRR, encoded by the coding sequence ATGACTCACCCCTCGACCTCCGTCGACTTTCGCGCGCTGTGGGCGGCGGCCAACCCCGACCTCGACACCTCTCCCATGGATGTCGTGGGGCCCCTCAAGCGCATGGAGGTACTGCTCACCGTCGCCCTGGAGCCGCTGTACGACGGTGCCCCGCTGACCGCGCCGGAGGTCGACGTGCTGGTGCAGCTGCGGCACGCCGACGACCCGGTGATCGCCCGGCGGCTCGCCGAGAGCCTGGGCTGCTCCCGCGCGGCCGTCAGCAAGACGCTGGCCAAGCTCGAGAAGCGCGGCTACGTCGAACGCCGCCCGAGCCCCGCGGACCGCCGCGCCGCCCTGGTCACCGCCACACCGGCGGGGTGCGAGGTGATCGACGCCATGTTCCCCCGCCAGCTGGCGGTCGAGGCGGAACTGCTGGCCGGACTGGGAGAGGACCGGGAGCGGGTGGTGGAGGCGCTGCACCTGCTGGAGCGGGTCCTCGAACGGGGCGTCCGGCGACGCGCTCCCCGGCGCTAG
- a CDS encoding TerD family protein has product MTVSLTKGGNLSLTRSQPGVASVVAGLGWKVNTGPGDVDLDASALVLGADGRVLSDQHFVFFNNRATPENSVRHTGDNRTGEGEGDDEQIAVDFTLLPPEAESVVFVVSIHDQGGAAHTFGRVRDAYIRVVHQAAGVEMCRYELTEDGHDETAMVFGQLYRRDGEWKFRAIGQGYASGLVGIAKDYGVNV; this is encoded by the coding sequence GTGACTGTGAGCCTGACCAAAGGCGGCAATCTCTCCCTCACCCGCTCCCAGCCCGGCGTCGCCAGCGTCGTCGCGGGCCTCGGCTGGAAGGTGAACACCGGTCCCGGCGATGTGGACCTCGACGCGAGCGCCCTGGTGCTGGGGGCGGACGGCCGGGTCCTGTCCGATCAGCACTTCGTCTTCTTCAACAACCGGGCCACACCCGAGAACTCCGTACGGCACACCGGCGACAACAGGACCGGCGAGGGTGAGGGGGACGACGAGCAGATCGCCGTCGACTTCACCTTGCTGCCGCCCGAGGCGGAGTCGGTCGTGTTCGTGGTGTCGATCCACGATCAGGGCGGCGCGGCCCACACCTTCGGCCGGGTGCGCGATGCCTACATCCGTGTGGTGCACCAGGCGGCCGGTGTGGAGATGTGCCGCTACGAGCTGACCGAGGACGGCCACGACGAGACCGCGATGGTGTTCGGCCAGCTGTACCGGCGGGACGGGGAGTGGAAGTTCCGCGCGATCGGCCAGGGCTACGCGTCGGGCCTGGTGGGCATCGCCAAGGACTACGGCGTCAACGTGTGA
- a CDS encoding sulfotransferase family protein has product MSAVSKGLKRRGRLLVQALRPPTSNAGSGTAAARRTRETGETDRYVAPHTPRLVESPVFILSPVRSGSTLLRVLLNSHSKIRAPHEMHLRTLHVHMDRDFTPDAMKELELDKSELEHLLWDRVLDLELKRSGKEIVVDKTPPNALIWPRLRRCWPQARYLFLLRHPEGVVTSLVNRRRKPDLAQIHAEVLRYAEKLEEARQTLPGHTVTYEQLTGEPEKATREICRFLGVEWEAGMLDYGRHDHGTFRPHMGDWSTTITSGKIQPARRVDHRPDLPPRLAEIAEAWGYQATTTV; this is encoded by the coding sequence ATGAGCGCCGTCAGCAAGGGGCTGAAGCGGCGAGGCAGGCTCCTGGTCCAGGCCCTGCGCCCGCCGACGTCAAACGCGGGCAGCGGCACCGCCGCTGCCCGTCGTACCCGGGAAACCGGCGAGACGGATCGCTACGTGGCCCCGCACACGCCCCGGCTGGTCGAGTCGCCGGTCTTCATCCTCTCCCCGGTGCGCTCCGGCTCCACTCTGCTGCGCGTGCTGCTCAACAGCCACTCGAAGATCCGCGCTCCGCACGAGATGCATCTGCGCACCCTGCACGTGCACATGGACCGCGACTTCACCCCGGATGCCATGAAGGAGCTCGAACTCGACAAGAGCGAACTGGAGCATCTGCTGTGGGACCGGGTGCTCGATCTGGAGCTCAAGCGCAGCGGCAAGGAGATCGTGGTCGACAAGACCCCGCCCAACGCGCTCATCTGGCCCCGGCTGCGACGATGTTGGCCCCAGGCGCGCTACCTGTTTCTGCTGCGGCACCCCGAGGGGGTGGTCACGTCGCTGGTCAACCGCCGCCGGAAGCCCGACCTGGCGCAGATCCACGCCGAGGTGCTGCGGTACGCGGAGAAGCTGGAAGAGGCCCGGCAGACGCTGCCCGGCCACACCGTCACCTACGAACAGCTCACCGGTGAGCCCGAGAAGGCCACCCGCGAGATCTGCCGTTTCCTCGGTGTCGAATGGGAGGCCGGCATGCTCGACTACGGCCGGCACGACCACGGCACCTTCCGTCCGCACATGGGCGACTGGAGCACCACGATCACATCGGGCAAGATCCAGCCCGCGCGCCGCGTCGACCACCGCCCGGACCTCCCGCCGCGGCTGGCCGAGATCGCCGAGGCATGGGGCTATCAGGCCACCACGACGGTGTGA
- a CDS encoding GNAT family N-acetyltransferase: MDTADATVRPAAPLAFRPATEADVAELVALIESAYRGDSSRAGWTTEADILGGQRTDPEGVAAVVRDENSRMMIVERAGELIACCQLEHRGDHAYFGMFAVRPTLQGGGLGKVILAEAERFAAAEWGATEMHMTVISAREELIAWYERRGYARTGRMIPFPYGDERFGVPRRADLEFELLVKPLG; the protein is encoded by the coding sequence ATGGACACCGCGGACGCCACCGTACGCCCCGCCGCCCCGCTCGCCTTCCGTCCGGCCACCGAGGCGGATGTTGCGGAGCTGGTGGCCCTGATCGAGTCGGCCTACCGCGGGGATTCGAGCCGGGCCGGGTGGACCACGGAGGCGGACATCCTGGGCGGGCAGCGCACCGACCCGGAGGGCGTCGCGGCCGTGGTGCGGGACGAGAACAGCCGCATGATGATCGTCGAGCGGGCCGGTGAGCTGATCGCCTGCTGCCAGCTCGAGCACCGCGGTGACCACGCCTACTTCGGCATGTTCGCGGTCCGGCCCACGTTGCAGGGCGGGGGCCTGGGCAAGGTGATCCTCGCCGAGGCCGAGCGGTTCGCGGCGGCGGAGTGGGGGGCGACGGAGATGCACATGACGGTGATCTCCGCCCGCGAGGAGCTGATCGCCTGGTACGAGCGGCGCGGCTACGCCCGTACCGGCCGGATGATCCCGTTCCCGTACGGCGATGAGCGCTTCGGCGTACCGCGCCGCGCCGACCTCGAGTTCGAGCTGCTGGTCAAGCCCCTCGGCTGA
- a CDS encoding VOC family protein: MVHVLSSRTLLRPTDPERSRAFYGETLGLAVYREFGTGPERGTVYFLGGGFLEVSGRSDTPPSPGLQLWLQVTDVTAAHEELTAKGVEVLRPPQKEPWGLVEMWIADPDGLQIVLVEVPEDHPIRYRPGI; encoded by the coding sequence ATGGTTCACGTACTGAGCAGCCGCACCCTGCTGCGGCCGACGGACCCCGAACGCTCCCGGGCCTTCTACGGCGAGACCCTCGGCCTCGCGGTCTACCGGGAGTTCGGCACCGGCCCCGAGCGCGGCACGGTCTACTTCCTCGGCGGAGGCTTCCTGGAGGTCTCCGGCCGCTCCGACACCCCGCCCTCCCCGGGCCTCCAGCTGTGGCTCCAGGTCACGGACGTGACCGCGGCACACGAGGAGCTGACCGCGAAGGGGGTCGAGGTGCTGCGCCCGCCGCAGAAGGAGCCGTGGGGACTGGTGGAGATGTGGATCGCGGACCCGGACGGACTCCAGATCGTGCTGGTGGAGGTGCCCGAAGACCATCCGATCCGCTACCGACCGGGGATCTGA
- a CDS encoding ArsR/SmtB family transcription factor, giving the protein MASGTRQKLFSHFSDGQELTVGEVAERAGLGPSTTSEHLAVLRRGGLLQSTRSGKLVRYRADREGIAELLEQLHGYLLAPPEPAPAPAESQDSRPPQG; this is encoded by the coding sequence CTGGCCAGCGGGACCCGCCAGAAGCTCTTCTCGCACTTCTCCGACGGGCAGGAGCTGACGGTCGGCGAGGTCGCCGAGCGGGCCGGGCTCGGCCCGTCGACCACCTCCGAGCACCTCGCGGTCCTCCGCCGCGGCGGCCTGCTCCAGTCGACGCGCAGCGGCAAGCTGGTCCGCTACCGCGCAGACCGGGAAGGCATCGCCGAACTGCTCGAACAGCTCCATGGCTACCTCCTCGCCCCGCCCGAGCCCGCCCCGGCCCCGGCCGAGTCCCAGGACAGCCGCCCGCCCCAGGGCTAG
- a CDS encoding M56 family metallopeptidase: protein MMVPFALMGLGALAAAMAPRLLSRSDWIDREPVLALWVWQCVVVGVLLCCALTMALTGAAAWEVVRGNVFAPAPKGVVEAYALSGYGPLAGPVALVLAFGAVWSAVMLTREIGRARAWRRQHRAELLVRSPTLPGEEPSGERLVVLEGDKPDAWWLPGTTPRLIITTAALRRLKGRRLDAVIAHEQGHARARHHWLLHCSGALASGFPRVTMFAAFRDEVHRLVELAADDSASRRFGRTTTALALVELNEDRGVFGPCPSALAQVPQRVDRLLAPASRLPVARRWRLTATAALVPAVPLLVTFVPALRALG, encoded by the coding sequence ATGATGGTCCCGTTCGCGCTGATGGGCCTCGGCGCACTGGCGGCGGCAATGGCGCCGCGCCTGCTCTCCCGCTCCGACTGGATCGACCGCGAACCCGTGCTCGCCCTGTGGGTGTGGCAGTGCGTGGTCGTCGGTGTGCTGTTGTGCTGCGCGCTGACCATGGCGCTCACCGGGGCGGCCGCCTGGGAGGTCGTGCGCGGCAATGTCTTCGCCCCCGCGCCCAAGGGCGTGGTGGAGGCGTACGCGCTGTCCGGCTACGGGCCGTTGGCCGGGCCCGTGGCCCTGGTGCTCGCCTTCGGGGCCGTGTGGAGCGCGGTGATGCTCACCCGCGAGATCGGCCGCGCCCGCGCCTGGCGCCGCCAGCACCGGGCCGAACTCCTCGTCCGCTCCCCCACGTTGCCCGGTGAGGAGCCCAGCGGGGAGCGTCTGGTGGTGCTGGAGGGCGACAAACCGGACGCCTGGTGGCTGCCCGGCACCACGCCCCGGCTCATCATCACCACGGCGGCGCTGCGCCGTCTCAAGGGCCGTCGGCTGGACGCCGTCATCGCCCATGAGCAGGGCCACGCCCGTGCCCGCCACCACTGGCTGCTGCACTGCTCGGGCGCGTTGGCCTCGGGCTTTCCGCGGGTGACCATGTTCGCGGCGTTCCGCGACGAGGTGCACCGGCTGGTCGAGCTGGCCGCCGACGACTCCGCGTCACGGCGCTTCGGGCGCACCACCACCGCCCTCGCGCTGGTCGAACTCAACGAGGACCGCGGGGTGTTCGGCCCCTGTCCCAGCGCGCTCGCCCAGGTGCCGCAGCGGGTGGACCGGCTGCTGGCCCCGGCCTCGCGCCTCCCGGTGGCCCGCCGCTGGCGCCTTACGGCCACGGCGGCGCTCGTCCCGGCCGTGCCGCTGCTGGTCACCTTCGTGCCGGCGCTGCGAGCGCTGGGGTAG
- a CDS encoding multidrug effflux MFS transporter, whose translation MVAKSPQSVPTVSAVTDPSRRPAALIALLGALTAVAPLAIDMYVPGFPEMARTLHTNDSSVQLSMTGFLAGLVIGQLVIGPLSDGLGRRRPLIAGTALFVVLSLVCVVAPTIELLIVARFLQGVAGAAGMVLARAVLTDRFHGPRLPHYFSLLSMVLGVAPVAAPVIGGAVLSAGSWRWVFGALAVFGVALFLAVLRGVPESLPPERRQQGGVAGSFRAMGRLLGHRAFLGCALTLGFTSAALFAYIAGSSFVFQDVYGTSAGLYSLIFATNACGMLLASAVFGTLSRRMALGTLLSASVVVASAAVLLQVLLLATVGGSLAGTWVTVFFAAFGIGGVFPATMSLGQSFGREASGAASALLGGIQFLFGAAASPLVGAFGTTSATPMAGTMLTALICAAVCLVLLIRPWRSVG comes from the coding sequence ATGGTAGCCAAGTCACCGCAGTCGGTGCCCACGGTGTCCGCCGTCACCGACCCATCCCGCCGGCCCGCCGCTCTGATCGCGCTCCTCGGCGCGCTGACCGCCGTAGCGCCCCTGGCGATCGACATGTACGTGCCCGGCTTCCCGGAGATGGCCCGCACGCTGCACACCAACGACTCCTCCGTGCAGCTGTCCATGACCGGGTTCCTCGCCGGGCTGGTCATCGGGCAGCTGGTCATCGGTCCGCTGAGTGACGGCCTCGGCCGTCGCCGTCCGCTGATCGCCGGAACCGCGCTGTTCGTCGTGTTGTCACTGGTGTGCGTGGTCGCGCCCACCATTGAGCTGCTGATCGTCGCCCGGTTCCTCCAGGGTGTCGCGGGGGCCGCCGGCATGGTGCTGGCGCGAGCGGTCCTCACCGACCGCTTCCACGGGCCGCGACTGCCGCACTACTTCTCGCTGCTGAGCATGGTGCTGGGCGTGGCGCCGGTCGCGGCGCCCGTCATCGGAGGTGCGGTGCTGTCGGCCGGCAGCTGGCGGTGGGTCTTCGGGGCTCTCGCGGTCTTCGGGGTCGCGCTCTTCCTCGCGGTACTGCGCGGGGTCCCGGAGTCGCTGCCGCCGGAGCGCCGGCAGCAGGGCGGGGTGGCCGGCAGCTTCCGGGCCATGGGCCGGCTGCTGGGCCACCGGGCCTTCCTCGGCTGCGCGCTCACGCTGGGGTTCACCAGCGCCGCGCTGTTCGCCTACATCGCCGGGTCCAGTTTCGTCTTCCAGGACGTCTACGGCACGTCGGCGGGGCTGTACAGCCTGATCTTCGCGACGAACGCCTGCGGCATGCTGCTCGCCAGCGCGGTCTTCGGCACGCTGTCGCGGCGGATGGCACTGGGCACGCTGCTGAGCGCGTCGGTCGTGGTCGCCTCCGCCGCCGTCCTGCTCCAGGTGCTGCTGCTCGCCACGGTCGGTGGCAGCCTGGCCGGCACCTGGGTCACCGTCTTCTTCGCCGCTTTCGGCATCGGCGGCGTCTTCCCCGCCACCATGAGCCTTGGGCAGTCGTTCGGACGGGAGGCGTCCGGAGCCGCGTCCGCGCTGCTCGGCGGGATCCAGTTCCTGTTCGGCGCCGCCGCCTCACCGCTCGTCGGCGCCTTCGGCACCACCAGCGCCACGCCGATGGCCGGCACGATGCTCACCGCCCTCATCTGCGCCGCCGTCTGCCTCGTGCTGCTGATACGTCCCTGGCGGTCCGTCGGCTGA
- a CDS encoding DUF5134 domain-containing protein, producing MHGPALVGWLLVALCAATGGSCLLQMRGEPPGPGRRIAGAEALMGWGMAVMAVPSTVLDPRPWGPPAFAAVFAVVAVRALLPARRGAGLPGHHLHHAIGALAMVYMALAMMTGATGGHHHTGAMAPDRMAAGVPPLTGVLLGYFAVYVVWSGLRLVSMTDGAVDGLDGRAAGAVGAGPAGVGRPRRPELRHAWRLSMGIGMCAMLLTL from the coding sequence GTGCACGGACCCGCGCTCGTCGGCTGGCTGCTGGTCGCGCTCTGCGCTGCCACGGGGGGCTCCTGCCTGCTCCAGATGCGCGGTGAGCCGCCCGGACCGGGCCGGCGGATCGCGGGGGCCGAGGCGTTGATGGGGTGGGGGATGGCGGTGATGGCGGTGCCGTCCACCGTGCTGGACCCCCGGCCATGGGGGCCGCCCGCCTTCGCGGCGGTCTTCGCCGTGGTCGCCGTAAGGGCGCTGCTGCCGGCGCGGCGCGGCGCCGGGCTCCCGGGACACCATCTGCATCACGCCATCGGGGCGCTGGCGATGGTCTATATGGCGCTCGCGATGATGACGGGCGCCACGGGCGGCCACCATCACACCGGCGCGATGGCCCCGGACCGGATGGCGGCCGGGGTGCCGCCGCTGACCGGGGTACTGCTCGGGTACTTCGCGGTGTACGTCGTATGGTCCGGGCTGCGGCTGGTATCGATGACGGACGGCGCCGTGGACGGCCTCGACGGCCGCGCGGCCGGTGCGGTGGGGGCCGGTCCGGCCGGCGTCGGCCGGCCGCGGCGGCCTGAGCTGCGGCATGCCTGGAGGCTGTCGATGGGGATCGGGATGTGCGCCATGCTGCTGACCCTGTGA
- a CDS encoding PPOX class F420-dependent oxidoreductase, protein MSNPPLAEAAVAMLKKPNPAVIATLRSDGQPVSTATWYLWDDGRILVNMDEGRKRLTHIRNDPRVTLTVIDEGDWYNHVSIIGRVVEIKDDEDLSDIDRLARHYLGKDYPQRDRARVSAWIEIDRWHGWGEHKDSSQVG, encoded by the coding sequence GTGTCGAATCCCCCGCTCGCCGAGGCCGCGGTCGCCATGCTCAAGAAGCCCAACCCGGCCGTGATCGCGACGCTCCGGTCCGATGGCCAGCCGGTGTCCACGGCCACCTGGTACCTCTGGGACGACGGTCGGATCCTGGTCAACATGGACGAGGGCCGCAAGCGCCTGACCCATATCCGCAACGACCCCAGGGTCACCCTCACCGTGATCGACGAGGGCGACTGGTACAACCACGTCAGCATCATCGGCCGGGTCGTCGAGATCAAGGACGACGAGGATCTGAGCGACATCGACCGGCTGGCCCGGCACTACCTCGGCAAGGACTACCCGCAGCGGGACCGCGCCCGGGTCAGCGCCTGGATCGAGATCGACCGCTGGCACGGCTGGGGCGAGCACAAGGACAGCAGCCAGGTCGGCTGA
- a CDS encoding poly(ethylene terephthalate) hydrolase family protein, whose translation MKFSVRAPVLAALSTALVITATAASSLSRPSPTTPHTPPAQAASSASARPAIERSHSVVREPARHTEGSAASYTVFRPADTNRKLPVLVYGNGACRHASANRMIGTHTLVASHGFIVIAVGGFDQPDQDEEGTPEPDVLRDAITWAERENQRKGSSLLHRIDTRRIAVGGNSCGGLEALVAGADPRVASVASLNSGFFADGRFGYGREELKKLHTPTLFVDGGPDDQAHENSRANYDLVDVPAVRATNPSAGHSGLWYGLRDGEVNGSIREEGVAVVVQWLDFTLNGNRTARDYFLGDDCGLCSVAGWQDITAKGFTEEGAR comes from the coding sequence GTGAAGTTCTCCGTCCGCGCCCCCGTACTCGCCGCGCTGTCCACCGCGTTGGTCATCACCGCGACAGCCGCCTCCTCCCTCTCACGGCCGTCGCCCACCACCCCGCACACCCCACCGGCACAGGCCGCGTCCTCGGCCTCGGCCCGGCCCGCCATCGAGCGGTCCCACTCCGTGGTGCGCGAGCCCGCGCGCCACACCGAAGGCTCCGCCGCCTCGTACACCGTCTTCCGCCCCGCCGACACCAACCGGAAGCTGCCGGTCCTTGTCTACGGCAACGGCGCGTGCCGGCACGCCAGCGCCAACCGCATGATCGGCACCCACACGCTGGTGGCGTCGCACGGTTTCATCGTCATCGCCGTAGGGGGGTTCGACCAGCCGGACCAGGACGAGGAAGGCACCCCCGAACCCGATGTCCTGCGCGACGCCATCACCTGGGCGGAGCGGGAGAACCAGCGGAAGGGCAGCTCCCTGCTGCACCGGATCGACACCCGCCGCATCGCGGTCGGCGGGAACTCCTGCGGAGGGCTGGAGGCCCTGGTGGCCGGGGCCGATCCGCGGGTGGCGTCCGTGGCCTCGCTCAACAGCGGCTTCTTCGCGGACGGCCGGTTCGGCTACGGGCGGGAGGAACTGAAGAAGCTGCACACGCCCACGCTGTTCGTCGACGGCGGCCCCGATGACCAGGCCCACGAGAACAGCCGCGCCAACTACGACCTGGTGGACGTGCCGGCCGTGCGGGCGACCAACCCGTCCGCCGGGCACAGCGGACTGTGGTACGGACTGCGCGACGGTGAGGTCAACGGCAGCATCCGCGAGGAGGGCGTCGCCGTCGTCGTGCAGTGGCTCGACTTCACGCTCAACGGCAACCGCACCGCCCGCGACTACTTCCTCGGTGACGACTGCGGGCTGTGCTCCGTGGCCGGCTGGCAGGACATCACCGCCAAGGGCTTCACGGAAGAGGGGGCCCGATGA